Genomic window (Papilio machaon chromosome 12, ilPapMach1.1, whole genome shotgun sequence):
ggcGACTTTGTATGAATAATAACATTTCTCTAGAGGAACTAGTTACTTAATCAATCAatatatacatagtataaaacaaagtcgctttcgctgtatgtccgtatgtatgcttagatctttaaaactacgcaacggattttgacgcggtttttttaatagatagagtgattcttaaggaaggtttgtatgtataataaatgcataatatagtagagaaacactgataaatttaaagttttctaatgtgatgtcgtaaataagcacgtttttttgcgcttatattgcaaacgctggctgaaccctacgagatagaccaaaataatgtactacagtactacagtattgttcaccttaaaaagttcaacaaaaaagtccgcgatggtatatgtctatctcttagggataacccagcataaccatttttattcttttacgaagtgattttaaacaatacagcattaatccttatccatttaagtaccttaaataaattgtgcatttattctgtagtaggtatattttgcattgcacccgtgcgaagccggggcgggtcgctagtttaGGTATAAGATCGAAACGAGGGTTTCTGACACCAAAACCCcggtttaaaacatattgttgtccatgttttgtcaaagataatgacagagatgacgctatgttttatacagagatcttgatcttagaaaccaacggttaatttaattacctgatactaaataatttcagAAAGGACTATGATTGTAATAGATTAACAAGtggtattttacaattaagtaAGCACACACATTTAGTACTAGACGAGACTAAAATGGAACAAGGACGCCTGGACTCGACAGGAGTTGGAAATATAACTGCACTTGGAAATATGATCACGACACAGAAAGTTGAATAcgactttaaatattataagatgGAATTTGATTCggatattaaagttttattgctGTCTGAAGGAAAGTCGCTGTTGCCGGtgagatattttttgtatttttattacaatactagcttttacccgcgactccgtccgcgcggaataaaaaaaaaataacacacaagataaaaaagttcctatgtccgtttcctagttctaagctacctccccgtCAATTTtgagctaaatcagttcgaccgatcttgagttatagtgtaactaacacgactttcttttatatatatatatatagattttcttTCTAAACTTTAAttcagggatccccaaactattttgggacaagtgacccctttttCTAAAATGAACTGTTATCTCAGACCCCCTATGACAaatttacctacttttaagatcaaacCCCTTATTCATATTGGTCCGCTAACTTAAAATAGCTGCTATAGagtgttatttttcattctgacttaggtcaatagaagatagagtgagaattagcaatgctttaagttagcAGACTATTATTAATAGGGGTCGATTTTTAGACCTCGTCGACCCCCAAAATCAGTTTTCGTTTATGTCGACCCCCTAGGAAACCGATATCGACCACTGACATTGGGAATCCCTGCTTTAAttgatcatcatcagctcactatacgtccccactgaggggctcggagcctaccccaaagttagaggtgactatgCCGaagggttggttgactttacacatatctatgaatttcttctcagatatgtgcagcatcacaatggTTTCCTTCCCTAATTTGCAGATTGTTATACAAGTTTAGAAGAGTGTTATGATGATGCCAGTaaggatttttaaaaaacctttCTGACACAAAAGTATAGTCTTTTGAAACAAAAGTTTCAAAGAAAACCTGACAATGCAAAAAATATCGATTTTCTTTTGCAAATAcaatcgaacctggataagcaagTCAATATCCGGTCATGATGGATGaactccataagcgagaatctCTGTTTAGgaagaaacctctataaataAGCGAGAACAAATTCACAGTTCTCTTCGACTCTGTGGACTATTTCTTATCTAGGTTTGACTGTATAATGTgcccttaattatatttaaaaacttaaaatggtTGAAATAACGAAACTTGAAatcattgtaaataattttcagaGTGATTATCACATTCCCCTGAGACCTGAAGAGTCATGTCTAGAAATATTTGATGCAATAGTCGAAGCTGCAACTTATTATTTGAAGGAAGAAATTATGAATACaatcagaaaatatttaaccaatTTGAAACTTGTCAAATATACTGTCAGTGAAGATTTAAAGGTAAAAAGtagcttaatattttttagatgtatttttatataatactagcttttacccgtgactccgtccgcgcggaataaaaaaatgcacacaagataaaaaagttcctatgtccgtctcctagttctaagctacctccccatcaattttcagctaaatcagttcgaccgattttgagttataaatagtgtaactaacacgactttcttttatatatatatatatatagataaagtataataaagaTAGATAACTATGGAGTTAAACTTCCATTCTAACTTAAATTAACTCTGACAGTTATAAACTAATGGAAAAGATCATGACACATattgaaattacataattagtgaaattataaaaagactaAATTCACAATTGGTCAGTGACAATGTCATTATTGTTGTTggcaacatattttaaaattgataattgaaatttatttattttcagtttgtGGAAGACGATTTTATAGAAATGCGTAAAGCGGACTCCGACAATCCATTCAGTGCGGATGATTTGCACCGACATCTTGTGTTGGCCAGACTTGTCAGTCTCTCCCGAGGTTATGACACATTGACTAAAGATTGTTGGGACATCACTCGGAAGATGGAAAGTGAAAGACTGGAACGTTTGAAAAATAGAATCGCCCCcacattgtaatttttaagaataaatgttgcttttttattaatgatttatttattaaaagtactgaaccgttttgaaatttttttcaaacataggatatatttattaatagatttttaatgccacgcagacgaagtcgcgggcaactgctggtttaaaataattatatatactaCTTTCTCTGCAAACCTCTTTGGATCGCAGGTGATTATTAAAGTGGAAAGattgatttgtttaattattttactttttaagtaTGAGGTGATcgcagttttaaaatatttaactttataatgctatttcagaaaaagaaaCCATAGACATGTTTTCACGATTTTTGCGTTTTCTTATAGAATCGAGAATAGAGGTGAATTgctatttgtaaatttaagacaaagatttaataaggaatagattttttttgtggattaaatgtttcataaaataatttatttagagttttttattttcatggcATTACTGTCTTGCTTAATTATGAAACGTTACACGTTGTTGTCAACTTTGACAGTGACgtgtaacattttatgttgACTTTATGTACGATAGTCgattataatatattgattgaattttaataaataaactgaaagaagttaatattataaatatgtcgACTAAGAATAAAACATCAGATGGTGCTAGTAAAGGCAAAGTTACAGAGTCTCTTTGGACAAAAGCGTTTACCTCCAACACAGAATGGCCCGACAAGGTTAGTTTTTTAATCACGGGACTCttgataactttaaatattatcaaggtatatattaaattctattgctgctcgaaataaaaaaaaaaataaacagtattttACTCAATACTTTATTATGACAATTTgtctaagttattttaattagttctcgttctattaattaaatatgcacTTCTCACTTAAAATTCCagtacatttgtaaatttatcatttattataaagcGAATGATGGAAAGATTACGAGGTAATAATaggtacataaaaaaatttcaagtcgttttgtttttaaattccacacATAAAATACTCATATATCAGACCAAATTATAAactgaaaaatgttttgtgtttTGCAGGAAGAGTTTCTTGATGTTATCTATTGGATGAGACAAGCCATTGGTATAGTACTAGGTCTCTGTTGGGGTCTTATACCTTTGAAAGGTTTTATCGGAATCCTGTTGTAAGTAtgctttacttttttaaagaggactttaagtaaatttaatatacataacatagtatatgaatttaattagtagtcgtgattttatgtaataaatatatacttaaaaatataatttgtatgtttgtttgccTTTTATTGTGACACAGAACATTATTTTCAGATTTGTGGCTGTAAATGCTGGTGTTGTATATTTCTATGTTAGCAATTACCAAAACATTGATGAAGAAGAATATGGTGGTATGTGGGAGATCACTAAAGAAGGATTCATGACTGCTTTTGCTGGATTTttggtaaatatataaagtttcacaatatatataaaaatatataagttaagttatatagagcgtcggtggctcaggggttaagcacttgacttgcaatctgcaggtcttgggttcgaatcccgccatgtaccaatgcgttcttacggtgaaggaaaacatcgtgatgcaacctgcacatatctgagaagacattcaatgatatgtgtgaagtcgacCAATCCGcattgggccagcgtggttgactatggcctagtcacccctaaattggggtaggctccgagcccctcggtggggacgtatagtgagctgatgatgatgatgatgatataaagTTTATCTATTTCAGTGATTAAATGACAGATTTAAGATGCCTTAAAAGCTTTAGGTgttcttaaatattgtttagcACAAAGTATTAACACCCTATagctaatatttataatggtttatattttacaatttgtttttccttTTTCTAGATCCTAAATACAGGCAATTTATCCactttttaatcttatataaaatctgtaaattATGTCTTTAGTTGTATTATTTAGTAGCAGTTACCTGCAACTTTGTCTATgcatgattaaaaaaaaactctagaCTATGTCATAGGATAAtctagcttcccaacagtgaaagaatatCCAAATTGGTTTTGTAGTTATGGAACCAATTtgatgcaaacaaacaaatgaatctttcctaattataaaattagtagagatattattatataattcctacaagaaaatttcattattatgagaaataatttattttgtatttcaagatatattcatcatcatctctctGTCCTTTTCCCAATCACGTAGGGTTGGCAcacaagtttttataaaccttaaagttttggctttagTTTTTACGGCTGGCCatctgcctgtcgccaaccctacttgggagaaTATAACCCTATTTCAGGATATATTAACAGATGTTAATGGACTTCTTTATTACAGGTGACATGGATAATTATTTACACAGGATTACATGGAAGTGAGAGTTTATGAAAAGATAGTTTAATGAACTGAGGACATAAGCCAAGAATACTGCCAAGTGAGAACAAGGATAGTGATGTGTGTCTCAGAAGTTGAAGGTAggcttagattttttttgttatatcaatAGATTATTTTGCAATCGCATAATTTATGATGTGgttcatgttatattttatttatttgtgcgagaaatatttttaattcttaaaggAAACTAAGATAAGTACATTTGTGCAAAGTAATACTCTGAAAAGCAATGTTACCATATgattaaaatacattgtttagAATCtggtaaataatataataataaaatataattctgatgttttaaacaaaatctgagttttaatatattttcaatgaatAACTAATGCATCTTTTAAGATATAAGTGTATGGACTAAATAATTGaagcaataatattatttaataattttaaattttttcagaTATATGTGTGTATCTTAATTGATTAGTTTggtttttttgtgtaaaattgtgATTGTGTCATTAAggaaaaaacaatatgttatatataattaaatacatattatgatatagtattttttacagttggcAGCTGACAGCTGTACAAAAATTCAAttcagatatttaaattaatttatttataggtattttttaccttttattgtttattttgtcttaTCATGATGTGTTTTTGCCAAcaaacaagtaaaaatatacatagttCTTTTTGAATGTCTTGGAGTCCCAAAGTCATCGAGAAGTTAAGAGCCGAAGATATCTGATAATATAGCagggaaataatttttttttgatgttataaagtataaataattcgAGATACTGATTTATTGAGAGTTCAATGGAAGGGAACGGATTTTTTTTGGACTTACTGAAGATATTGATATGGTTCGAATTATAGAAATCccactttaataaattaactttctaaaaaaaattcttatatgACCAAGTATTCACTGTTCATTGGTCCAATAACTTGTAAGTGAATATTAGTGAATAGCGCTGAttcgtgtattttttaaaatgcatacTGTGGGTTTTAACTGCAGACATGTATACTACAGTCATAGTCACCCCttatattatctttgaaaaaaaacagagacaatatgTGTCACAGCAATTGAAAACATCAGTACTGTATAAAGCTTTTTCCATTCAtaggtaataataaaaatgaaatatatttagtgtTGTTAAGTTTACTGGGAtgctatttaatatacaatgaTAGTATTTGCaatgcaataaataataattgggcctagcacgaatatttgtgacaatcgacATCGTATCGTCAACGTcgtatttattcaaatttgtgCAGCTCCATTTGACATGATTGAAGATGACGATACGAAAGCTATTATATCGATATCGCAAGTATTCGTGATAGGCTCAAATTCCTTGCCGAGTGTAATTGAATGTCAGTATCAGAGATatgaatttcttttctttatatgTTCTTCGAGTTccgttttatgtttatatagaggaaaataaaatacataatataaatatgaaatgttgtaattgtttttgaattaattgcaatttatttattatgttgtaatttaaagGTTTAAGGGCTTGTGCAGATAAGGGACTATTccggaaaaaattaaaatcattggGTAATCCTAAACAGAATAGGTCGGGATTTTAATCTTTCGTAGGGAATAGTTTCTAATCGGTACATGCTCTTGATACAAAAATCTGTGTATGAATTCGGTTGTCTATTGTATTCTtttgaacaaatattaaaatggttgatttattattttgttttttatttctttaagaaACTTATGTATTTGGTTCACCTAATTGCGTATGGGACATTacagtttgaaaaaaaatttaataacctcagttattgaaaaataaatataaaaaacacgcTACGCTACAGAAACATGCAAAATGGcgtatgtaaaaaataaaacaagttatttttaaattgattttattacacatcaatattaaaaataagtactgcaataattaaacaaaacaataaaaataaccctGCAGTTTTAAATCCGTAGATTAAATATGACAAATGAAATATGTGAAACCATTATGTTTACACTATTTAATAATGtccagtttacattattccagtccatTGGCCGAAACCAGCGCTGGATTAAACTGGAATACGCTGTATGTGTTTTAGAGAATTACAACATTCCAATTGTAGTAACCGATTGATAGTAGAGTGCTTCGACTGGACTGGAATAATATAAACCgaacatataaacattaattccTCAATTTCACAGACAGTTATAGTTTCGAAACTGACAGTTATAGTTTACATAACATAACAGGAGTGAAACTTGtaggtatttattaattcatatcGTCTCTGTTTTGCCAAAGAGAAtgtaattcaattcaatttccaagCAGTGGCTTTTAGGTGTGCCAACTGGGCACTGATTGTTTCGCCAGTGTCGCGTTAAAGAGAATGTAAAGGATGAAAAAGTTTCACGGCAGTCGATATGACAGCTCGATGTCGATGACACTTGATTGAATTTTACATCAGTTTTACGTTCCGTTTTCATATtccactttattatttatgatgtCAACTAAATGCCCTGTTTTATATAgacttaaaaatatcaatacacAGACCTgctgtgtatttttatataattaattaccgcatttaataaaagataaagaataatttcaaaaacataCATTAGTACGTAAACTATTTCAGAACGTTtacgtagtattttttttttttaaaaaagataaatacataaaatacagtcaaaatctgttataacgacatcgaagggactactcatattgagtcgtaaaaaccgatagttgtaacaaccggtgacaggtattaataggaaagatatgtatataacattcagccaggacctttgattttggtctatttaaccggtatgttgttctaaacgatgtcgctataaacggttttgactgtactattctttggatatttttaactattgaatatgtaattgaaaaattgaCTTATTATACAGACCTGCTGCTATACTTATTTActaaagataaaaaacaataaaaattcatataactttatatgacttaacaataaaaataaaaactaacaaaaatacttaacatattttacacaGATAAGATTATGAATGCTATATTTTAGGCATCGATTtgtgtcaaaattaaattaaattcagctTAAAAACAGCTGATAGAATTTCATCTAATGTTAATCAGCTTATTAATATGGCGTCTAAGTAGAAAGTAGGAAATACctctatagttatttttttttattattttatgacctGGTAACATAGACTTTTAGGTCATCCTCTATAGTTATATAACATACCAGTGAAGATATTGAAATAGCCAGTAGATTAAtatagttcttttcaaatatcttagcgGCCAAAGGTCATCTGCATCATGCTATACCTCAAATTGTGTTCTCTCGTGCAAAATGAAGAGCAGTCAAGATATTTCACTACtattatatgaatataaaattagatagaTTTTCAGGTATTAGATATTCATAATTATGTACTAATCAATTTAGTCCTCtaagaaaaaaatgcatttaatcacttgattatttgtaatttcaaatgttCACATAAAACCTATTTTCCACTAATGCGACTTTATCACGCTCAAGTACTATTTTACAaccaatatatgtatattttatactggTGCAGCAGTCGCATACGGCTAATTCAGTGGAAAAAGACTCTAACTGTGTAAAGAAGACTTAGTCATCACGCCAGGTGACCAGTACATCATCAGTGCGATACCGCTGCGTGATAGTGGAGTCTTCAAACTCAGGCCTGGCGCCAGATTGATAAGCTAGGGCTCCAGCGTGGGCTATCATCACTCCGTTATCAATACAGAAGCGCTCATCACTGGCGAATAGTTTCGCTCCTCTCTCAGAGCACATCACACCCATCATCTCTTGCAGACGGAGGTTACAACCTACCCCACCTACGATCAGTACCTGGAAGATGTGGttgcatatttatttgtaaccaTGATTTGGCTgtgaaaaaagtaatgagattgaatgtggaaataaaggtagaggaagaccaaagaaagtatggatggattgtgtgaaagaggatatgcgtaagaagggggtaaattcagatatgacggctgatagagatgtgtGGAGAAGTAGTAggtacatactgtgccaaccctccatagggataaagGCAGATTGATGATGTTGATGATTTGGCTGTGAAGGACTGGATGctttatcgttggtttccgagaccattATTCCTGTTTAactatcattatctttgacaatatagagattttggcCTCAGAAGCCAACGATTAATGCATTATTGAATACGAAAAAGCTGAACATTCTATTGATTATGAAATGTGGAATCCTTAttgataaacaattttaataaagtggtgggtaagataataaaatttaactttattttttctttgtattatttgGTTTTTGTTGTACGTATCTTCAAAAACCACAATAAAAAGACTTCCATTTGAACACAAAATGATTAGGTATTATAAGATTCGGACTTTATGACTGCTTGTTACGGGCTTTATACTAACCTCCTCGGATCCACAGTGTGCCATAGCCCTCTCGGTGATCTCGACCAGCATGGCGAAGACTGTCTCCTGCAGCGAATAGCACAGATCCTCAGGAGTATACTCCTTCAATAGCTCACTGATCTTGTCCTCCATGTACGACAGGATGCCAGAGAAACTCACATCCATacctaaataaacatttataaccttaaaattaaattatggaaggaaagtatttttaatttaataaaaaaat
Coding sequences:
- the LOC106718943 gene encoding respirasome Complex Assembly Factor 1, with product MSTKNKTSDGASKGKVTESLWTKAFTSNTEWPDKEEFLDVIYWMRQAIGIVLGLCWGLIPLKGFIGILLFVAVNAGVVYFYVSNYQNIDEEEYGGMWEITKEGFMTAFAGFLVTWIIIYTGLHGSESL